A DNA window from Pungitius pungitius chromosome 1, fPunPun2.1, whole genome shotgun sequence contains the following coding sequences:
- the tcf15 gene encoding transcription factor 15, with translation MTFAMLRPVATHLVYSDFTVNSEDDENRSESDGGSSEQSYGDSSEKRRRISRNRDGEPPVVVKQRSAANARERGRTQSVNTAFTALRTLIPTEPVDRKLSKIETLRLASSYISHLANVLLIGDGGGADAQPCLGSVHAQGESGALQPRTICTFCLSNQRKGIKDGKDCLKMRRMGPLRMGR, from the exons ATGACTTTCGCCATGCTGCGGCCCGTGGCGACGCACTTGGTCTATTCCGACTTCACCGTCAACTCCGAGGATGACGAGAACCGCAGCGAAAGCGACGGCGGCAGCTCGGAGCAGAGCTACGGCGACTCCAGCGAAAAACGGAGACGGATTTCGCGCAACCGGGACGGCGAGCCCCCGGTGGTCGTGAAACAGAGGAGCGCCGCTAACGCCCGGGAGAGAGGCAGGACCCAGAGTGTCAACACGGCGTTCACAGCTCTGCGGACCCTCATACCTACCGAGCCAGTGGATAGAAAGCTCTCCAAGATCGAAACTCTTCGACTGGCGTCCAGCTACATCTCCCATCTGGCCAACGTGCTTCTGATCGGAGACGGCGGCGGCGCCGACGCACAGCCGTGCCTCGGCTCGGTCCATGCGCAGGGAGAGAGCGGCGCGCTGCAGCCGCGCACCATCTGCACCTTCTGCCTGAGCAACCAGAGGAAAGGG ataAAGGATGGCAAAGACTGTTTAAAGATGCGTAGAATGGGTCCGCTGCGAATGGGACGCTGA